The following nucleotide sequence is from Longimicrobiales bacterium.
CGTGAGACGCCTCACGAGTTGGGGTGGGGGTGGATGTTCAGCAAGCTGGCCCAGGACGACCGCGACTTCATTGGTCGTTCGGCTATCGAAGCCGAGATCGCTGGCGGCACCAGCCGGTGGAAAACCGTCGGTTTGGGGGTCGATTGGCACGACTACGAACGCGTCTACACCGCGGCCGGAATCGTCCCTCCACGGCACGAGCTCTACTCCGAATCGACCATGAGCATCTACCGGCGGGGAGGGAAGGAGTGGGACTACGCCGGATATGCCAGCAGCTTTTTGTCGTCGTCGCTGCTGAGAAAGCCGATCGCGCTCGCCAAGCTTCCCCTGGATCTGTGCACCGCAGGGTCCGAGGTCGATCTCGAGGTCTCGGTGATCCGCCAGCCGAAGAACGTTCTCGCTCGAGTCGAACGCATGCCGTTCTTTAATCCGTCGAGGAAGACTGCGCTGATGAGTGAGGGAGGCGTCTGATGCCGAACGCAGAGCGTTATGACGCGATCGTCATCGGTGGTGGCCACAACGGACTGGTCAATGCGGGATATCTCGCTCGAGCTGGCCTGAATACGCTGGTTCTCGAGCGTCGGCACCTCGTAGGGGGAGCCGCGATTACCGAAGAGCTGATTCCGGGCTTCAAGTTCACCACGTTCTCGTATGCCATCAGCCTGATGCGCCCGGAGATCGTCCAGGACTTGGAACTCGTGAAGCACGGCATGATGGTGCTGCCGCTTATCAACACGTTCCAGCCGGGCCTGGACGGAGAGTATCTCTTCCTGGGCGCTGACTCGGATGCGAACTACCACGAGATCGCGCGGATCTCGATCGAGGACGCAGAGGCGTCTCGCGACCTCGATCATCTGATCGCTCGTCTGGCCAGGGCTCTAAAGCCATGGATGGATCGTATCCCGCCCAACAGCCGCAGTTCGGATCCCGCGGACATCGCCCAGCTCGCCGAGCTTCGCGACTACATGGACGGACTCGACCCCGAGGTGCGGGGCTTGATGCAGAAATTCTACGACTGCAGCGCTGCGGAAATCTTGGACGAGTACTTCGAGAACGACCTTGTGAAGTCCCTATATGCGTCGAGTGGGATCATCGGCAGCAAGTGTGGGCCGCGGGACAAAGAATCCGGCCTTGTCTGGCTCTTCCACAAGATGGGCGACTACGACGGTGAGCCGGGTCACTGGGGCTTCCACAAGGGCGGCAACGGCGGCTTCACGCAGGTCTTGGCGCGGGCCCTAGAGGCCTTTGGTGGGAGCATTCGGACCCATGCAGGAGTGGAGCGTGTGTTGCACGAGGACGGGCGCGCCGTTGGCGTTTCTTTAGCGGACGGATCTACGATCGAAGCGGATCTCGTGGTGAGTGCTCTTGATCCCCGGCAGACGTTCACTCGATTGGTCGATCCAGCGGATCTTCCTGAAGACCTCGTGCAGCACGTATCGGACTACAAGTTCCAGGGCACCGCGGCCAAGGTGAATTTTGCCCTCTCAGGAGTCCCCGAATTTCCGGGGCTCGAGGGCCGGGAGGATCTGTTCATGGGCTTCACCAACCTGGGCCCGTCCATCGATTACCTGGAAGAAGCGTTTGCCGACTGTAAGGCCGGACGGTTCAGCCGGCGGCCTTTTCTGGATTGCTGCGTTCAGTCCACACTGGACCCCGACATGAGCCCTCCGGGAAAACACATCATGTCGTGTTTTGTCATGTACGCACCCTATCACTTGGCGGAGAGCGATTGGGACAGCGAGAGAGAAAACTTGGGTGACACCGTGCAGCAGACAATCGAGGAGTTCTTTCCGGGATTCAGCGATTTGATCTTGCACCGCGAAATCGTCACTCCACTCGACATCGAGAAGATTGTCGGCCTGAGCGAAGGCAACATCTTCGCGGGCGAACTCTTTGAATCTCAGCTGTTCTTGAATCGGCCGGCACCGGGTTGGAATCAGTACAGGACGCCGATTGCGGGGTACTACCAATGTGGCTCGGGGACGCATCCGGGTGGGTGTGTCACGGGTGGGCCCGGGAAGCTGGCTGCGGAGCAGATCCTGGGGGATCGATCCCGATGAAGAACGAACACATTGCCTTTGTCGGAGCCTTGGGTGAATGCCTCAGCGCGCTCCGTTCGACCCGGAGCATGTCACTCATCTCTTCCAGAGTTCGCTGGATGAGATCAGGGCCCGAGGACCCGCCGAAGTGGTCATCGGCGGTCGAAGCTTCAACGTGACTCGGGAGTTCCTGGAGGATCTGACCGAACAGAAGGAGGCGGTCCACTGCTCAGCGTCCGGGCGTAGCGTGACCGAACCCCGGCTGCCGGGCCAGTCAGGGCTCCTTCGTCCCTAAGTCGTTCATGACAACAAGGTAGGCGCCCGCGAGAAAGAGAAAGGTCACGCCGCACCCGATCGCGAAGAGTGTAATCTCAGGCATCTTGGCCCCCAGCCAGCAGTAGGGCTCCTGCCGAACAGATGGACGGGACCCAGATACCCACGAAGAGTCCCTGCTCCGTTTCTCCGGTGAACCACAAGGTCACGGAAAGGATGAGGGAGATGAATGCGGCGGTTAGGAACAGAGCCTTGGCTCTGCGGAGTCTAGATTGATTCGTCATTGTACACCAGTTGAATAGGTATATTACACGAATAGCTTAACAAGAACTGTACACAGAGGGCAACGGCTCTCCGCGGGTATGCGGCCGGTAGCATGGACGGGGGGCTCCGCGTCTTCCAGGCGGAGACGGATGAACCAAAGCACTCCCGCTCTGTATTGGGCTAATTTGATCCTCCCTCTATTCCTTCGTAGATCCGGAACCGCCGAGAGTACCTGATGAACACACCGGACTCCGTGCCCGCCCCTGTTGTCGACCGAATCCTCAAGGCCGTCGATTCTGTTACGGACGAGGTGGTGGACTTCACCTCCGAACTCGTCCGAATCCCCACGGTCAATCCGCCCGGTGACGTGTACGAGGACTGTGCCCGGGCCATTGGCGCGCGACTGGATCAGTTCGGTTTCGAGGTGGAATACCACACCGCTGAGGAACGCCCGGAACACACCAAGGAGCACCCCCGGGTCAACGTGGTGGGCACGCTCCACGGGAGCCGTCCGAACCCGTTGGTCCATCTCAACGGGCACTTCGACGTGGTCCCCGTCGGGGATGGCTGGACCGTGGACCCCTTTGGGGGCGAGGTGAAGGACGGGCGTATCTACGGAAGGGGCGTGGCCGACATGAAGGCCGGCATCGCGGCAGCGGTCTACGCGGTGGAAGCCATCCGCCGAGCAGGGGTTCGCCTCCTGGGCACGGTGGAGGTCTCGGGCACCGTGGACGAGGAAAGCGGCGGTTGGGCCGGTATGGCCCACCTGGCCAAGAAGGGCCGACTGGCCAAGGGCCGCACCGACGCGGTGATCATCCCCGAGCCTCTGAACGTGGACCGCATCTGCATCGGCCATCGCGGTGTGTATTGGTTCGAGATCGAAGCTATGGGCCACATCGGACATGGGAGTATGCCCTTCCTCGGGACCAGCGCCATCGAGCACATGGGTGCGGTCATCGACACCATGCGCAGGGAGCTCCTTCCCACCTTCGCCCAACGCACCACGGCAGCGCCGGTGGTTCCCCCTGGGGCCCGCCAGGCCACCCTGAACATCAATGCGTTGCACGGCGGGCAGCCCCTGGGTGACATCCAGTCTCCCTGTGTGGCGGACCGCTGCACCGCCGTCTTCGATCGGCGGTTTCTTATTGAGGAAGGGTTCGAGGACGTCCGGGGCGAAATCGTCTCGCTCCTGGATGGCATCAAGGACGAGATCCCCGAGTTCAAGTGGAACCTGAAGGACCTCATGGTGGTGCATCCCACGCGCACGCCCGACGACGCTTCGGTGGTCAAAGCGCTGGGCACTGCCATCTCCCGTGTATTGGGTCGGGATGCCACGCTGGTGGCCAGCCCGGGCACCTACGACCACAAGCACGTGGCCCGCATCGCAGGTGTGGAGAACTGCGTGGCCTACGGCCCCGGCATCCTGGAGTTGGCGCACCAGCCAGACGAGTGGTGCTCCATCGAGGACTTAGTGAACGCTACCCGGGTGCTGGCTATGGCCATCGTGGACCTGGTGGGCGTGGAAAACGTGGGCTGACGCCCCACGCCCTAGATGTGGTGCCTCCGTCGGTTTTCCAATTACGCTGTCGTGCGACTCTAGGGCGGAGTATTGTTTTTTGGTCTGATCTGGTCTGGCCTCGCCTCAGAATCGCAACGCGGATCGCAAGGTCCGTTGGCCCACCGCAGCTGCTGAGTCAGGCGTCTGACGTGCTGTGGGGTGAGTCGGCGGCATGGTCGCTTTGTTGAACTGTGAACTGGACCCGACCTGCCGGAGCCCATTGAAGTTCCCCCAGTGGGGCTGTCCTGGCGCACCAACCCTAGCCCGCTACTCGGATCGCAAGGCCTCAGAGCCCGTGCCAAGGAGCTGCCAGCGTTCAGGAACGGTCCTACAGGGGAGGAGCGGTGGGCTCCTTTGAGTATTCCCGCGGAGTATTAGATTCTGGCACGCTTTGGTAAGATGGCTGGCGGTAGTGAGTCGGTAACGCATTGCAGTAAAACAACTTCGGGGCGTGACGCAGTCCGGTAGCGCACCTGCTTTGGGGGCGACTTTATGGTGTCGGTGGGTGTCGACGCAGTTCTTGGCACAGTTTGGATCGTCGGACTCGCGCCGTCCTGAGCGGAGCCGCATCTCGTCCGCGTGAACTCTCCCGACCCCATCACCCGTCTCGACGCGGCGCCACGACGGAGGCCATTAAGTTGACCACGGCCCCATCCTCCCAATGGATGGAGTCGCCGACATCCAACTGAGATTGACATGGCCCTCCCCTCGACTGTGCACACCATCGAAGTCTCCCTCAGCCACATGGACCGTGGAGTGTACGAGCAGGTGAGCCTCAAGGCAGCCCGCCATCCCTCGGAGACCGAGGAGTATTTTCTGACGCGGCTACTCGCCTACTGCCTCGAATTCGTTGAGGGGATCACGTTCTCCAAGGGCGGCGTCTCAGATCCCGACGATCCGCCGCTCATGATCAAGGATCTCACCGGAGCGTGGAAGAGTTGGGTCGAGATCGGAGCCCCCAATGCTGCGCGCCTCCACCAGGCGAGCAAGGCGAGTCCGCGCGTTGCGCTATACACACATAAGGAGCCACGAATCTTGATGCGTAGCTACGAGGGCCAGCGCATACACAAGGCGGAGGAAGTCGAGATCTACGCGATCGACCGGGACTTCTTGGCCTCTCTCGTCGACAGTCTCGACCGCCGCATTGAGTGGGCGCTCTCGGTGACCGACAGCCAGTTGTTCTTGGACGTGGGCGGTGCATCATACGGCGGCGCCGTCGAACGACTGTCACTTCCCGGCTGAACGCCCCCGGCGATCGTGCCGGTGGGGACGGGTCCCGCGACCGTGAGTTCGAGTTGGGCGATCGGCGGCACTCGAGGGCGACGCGAAATGGCACAGTTGTGCACACGGCACCCTGACTGGCTACCACACGCCCCGAAAAGTCCTTATTTTCCGGGCCTTCGGGGCGTGGCGCAGTCCCCTAGCGCACCTGCTTTGGGAATGCCGTTCTAGCGCCGGTGGGCGCTGGGATCGTTGGGCTCTCGAGGCCCCCGCGTTAGTCAGCCTCGATGGGCTCTCTTGAAGCGGTTGGGACAACGATTATCTGTGCCGCTGTCTTGCGCCAGAACATTTCTGCTCGTGCGACCGTAGGCAGGTCCGGGGACTGCTCATCCAGGCTGTCCCCGACTCTTCCGACATCACCGTTTCGACTGAGGAGTTCCAATGAAAAGGCTCATGCGCCTTTCGATTCCACTGCTCTCCACCTTCGTGCTCGTTCCCTCCATTCTGTTCGCGCAGACGCCGATCCGCGCCGGACAGATGCAGGCCGGCTCACTGAGCACCGGAGACACGCTGGAGTACACGTTCGAGGCTGAAGATGACTTCCTGCTCTACGGTGAGGCCAACCAGATCTCGGTCGATGTGGTTGTCTCTCTCGTCAACGCAGAAGGGCAACAGATCCAGCAGTGGGATGGCCCGGGCCGAGGCGCCGAAGCGTTCTCTCGGGCGCTTCAGGGGGAGGGGTCCTACACGCTCCGGATCGCACCCTTCGAAGACGAGGAGGGTGACTTCACCGTCGAGATCCTCCAACTCGAGAAGAAGTCGGACAACCCCGGACGGCTCGCGGACCAGCTCATGTTCGCGTACGACCGGCCGGGCGCCCCCGGGGGCGCGGTCCGCGTGTGGCGCGACGGGCGCACGCTCTTGTCTCGCACATACGGTCTTGCGGACCTGACGCACGGCATCGAATTCGAGGCCAGCACGCCCACCAACATCGGATCGACGTCCAAGCAGTTCACCGCCTTCGCCGTAATGCTGGAACAAGAAGCCGGGCGCCTGAGTCTGGACGACGACTTCCGAGACCACTTGCCCGACTCCGATTTCCCCGACTTCGGCGAGACGATCACCATCCGTAACTTGTTGAACCACACATCCGGCCTGCGGGAGTTCCTGAACCTCTACGCCATGACGGGCGCGGACACACGCGTGCTCACGCGTGATGACGTACTCCGGGCAGTAGAGCGCCAGCCGGCCCTCCAGAACTCGCCGGGGGCGGAGTTCAACTACAACAACACCGCCTTCTCGCTGGCCGCCCAGATCGTCGAGCAGACGTCGGGGCAGGACTTCGACGATTACGTGCGGGAAGAGATCTTCCAGCCACTAGGCATGAACGATTCCTACGTCCGAATGACGCCGGAGACGATCATTCCTGGACGCTCAGACGGATACACGCCGGGCGGTGAGGGCTGGACCGCGCCGGGTGACCTCGGTGGGGCCGTAGGCGCAGGCGGCATCTATGCCTCCATGGAAGACCTCGAGCGGTGGGGCCAGAACCTGCTCGAGCCCCGTGTCGGGACCCTTGAGATGGTCGAAGCCATGATGACCGAGTTCACGCTTACCGATGGCGAGGGCAGCGGATACGGGCTGGGCCTCTTCATCGATGAGCAGCGAGGACTCCGTCGGGTCCACCACGGCGGGGCCGACGTGTCCCACCGGTCCATGATCGTCTACTACCCCGAGCTCAACGCCGGCCTGACCGTCCAGTCGAATGCGTCGACGTTCAACAGTGGCGGTACTGCCTTCAGCCTCGGCGCGGCCTACTTCGGGGACGAGATGGAGCCCGCCGAAGAAGCGGACGTTCCAGAGGCTGAGGGCGAGTTCGATCTCGAGAGCTACGATCCGGCCGACTTCGAGCGGCTCTCAGGTTCCTATACCCTCGATCCAGCACCCCAGATGGTGGCTCGGGTCTGGTACGAGGACGGCACCTACTACGGGCAGCTCACCGGACAGCAGGCCCTGGAGATACGCCCCACCGGGCGAAACAGCTTCGAGTTCATTGAAGTGGCTGCCACCCTGGTATTCGAGGATGGCGAGCCCGCGCCGGGGATGACGTTGTACCAGAACGGCCAGGAGGTTCATGCCACGCGCGTCGAGGAGGACGAGTCTGAGGAGACGCCTGAGACGTGGGAGCCGACGGTGGCGGATCTCGAGGCCTTCGTGGGCCGATACTTCAGCGAAGAGGTCGAGACCTTCTACGACGTGGTCCTCGTGCACCCGGAGGAGGGCGAAGAGGCTGAGCCGTACCTCGAGTTTCGTCAGTTACG
It contains:
- a CDS encoding NAD(P)/FAD-dependent oxidoreductase, coding for MPNAERYDAIVIGGGHNGLVNAGYLARAGLNTLVLERRHLVGGAAITEELIPGFKFTTFSYAISLMRPEIVQDLELVKHGMMVLPLINTFQPGLDGEYLFLGADSDANYHEIARISIEDAEASRDLDHLIARLARALKPWMDRIPPNSRSSDPADIAQLAELRDYMDGLDPEVRGLMQKFYDCSAAEILDEYFENDLVKSLYASSGIIGSKCGPRDKESGLVWLFHKMGDYDGEPGHWGFHKGGNGGFTQVLARALEAFGGSIRTHAGVERVLHEDGRAVGVSLADGSTIEADLVVSALDPRQTFTRLVDPADLPEDLVQHVSDYKFQGTAAKVNFALSGVPEFPGLEGREDLFMGFTNLGPSIDYLEEAFADCKAGRFSRRPFLDCCVQSTLDPDMSPPGKHIMSCFVMYAPYHLAESDWDSERENLGDTVQQTIEEFFPGFSDLILHREIVTPLDIEKIVGLSEGNIFAGELFESQLFLNRPAPGWNQYRTPIAGYYQCGSGTHPGGCVTGGPGKLAAEQILGDRSR
- a CDS encoding acetylornithine deacetylase/succinyl-diaminopimelate desuccinylase family protein; its protein translation is MNTPDSVPAPVVDRILKAVDSVTDEVVDFTSELVRIPTVNPPGDVYEDCARAIGARLDQFGFEVEYHTAEERPEHTKEHPRVNVVGTLHGSRPNPLVHLNGHFDVVPVGDGWTVDPFGGEVKDGRIYGRGVADMKAGIAAAVYAVEAIRRAGVRLLGTVEVSGTVDEESGGWAGMAHLAKKGRLAKGRTDAVIIPEPLNVDRICIGHRGVYWFEIEAMGHIGHGSMPFLGTSAIEHMGAVIDTMRRELLPTFAQRTTAAPVVPPGARQATLNINALHGGQPLGDIQSPCVADRCTAVFDRRFLIEEGFEDVRGEIVSLLDGIKDEIPEFKWNLKDLMVVHPTRTPDDASVVKALGTAISRVLGRDATLVASPGTYDHKHVARIAGVENCVAYGPGILELAHQPDEWCSIEDLVNATRVLAMAIVDLVGVENVG
- a CDS encoding YaeQ family protein yields the protein MALPSTVHTIEVSLSHMDRGVYEQVSLKAARHPSETEEYFLTRLLAYCLEFVEGITFSKGGVSDPDDPPLMIKDLTGAWKSWVEIGAPNAARLHQASKASPRVALYTHKEPRILMRSYEGQRIHKAEEVEIYAIDRDFLASLVDSLDRRIEWALSVTDSQLFLDVGGASYGGAVERLSLPG
- a CDS encoding serine hydrolase — its product is MKRLMRLSIPLLSTFVLVPSILFAQTPIRAGQMQAGSLSTGDTLEYTFEAEDDFLLYGEANQISVDVVVSLVNAEGQQIQQWDGPGRGAEAFSRALQGEGSYTLRIAPFEDEEGDFTVEILQLEKKSDNPGRLADQLMFAYDRPGAPGGAVRVWRDGRTLLSRTYGLADLTHGIEFEASTPTNIGSTSKQFTAFAVMLEQEAGRLSLDDDFRDHLPDSDFPDFGETITIRNLLNHTSGLREFLNLYAMTGADTRVLTRDDVLRAVERQPALQNSPGAEFNYNNTAFSLAAQIVEQTSGQDFDDYVREEIFQPLGMNDSYVRMTPETIIPGRSDGYTPGGEGWTAPGDLGGAVGAGGIYASMEDLERWGQNLLEPRVGTLEMVEAMMTEFTLTDGEGSGYGLGLFIDEQRGLRRVHHGGADVSHRSMIVYYPELNAGLTVQSNASTFNSGGTAFSLGAAYFGDEMEPAEEADVPEAEGEFDLESYDPADFERLSGSYTLDPAPQMVARVWYEDGTYYGQLTGQQALEIRPTGRNSFEFIEVAATLVFEDGEPAPGMTLYQNGQEVHATRVEEDESEETPETWEPTVADLEAFVGRYFSEEVETFYDVVLVHPEEGEEAEPYLEFRQLRMGEMRLAATQADTFSAGGLTLDFERDRHGVVSAIYLDMTRSRDVRAERIR